A single window of Streptomyces aquilus DNA harbors:
- a CDS encoding thiolase family protein translates to MQDERIVILNGARTPVGSFGGTLSPVPAHELGATAAREALRRSGVDPAEVDEVVMGCLGQVGADTFNARRVALAAGLPTHVPAYTVNRLCGSGLQAVWSAAMQLRCGDAEIALAGGDESMSRMPFYDFGARSGYRLRHRELADGTLMMLTDPFHNIPMGITAENVAEKYNVSRQEQDEFAVESQSRCAAASASGVFADEIVPVEITGRRTQIVNQDEHPRPGTSLATLRTLRPAFRAGGTVTAGNSSGINDGAAALVVARESAAITRGLSPLVALEAVAAAALEPELMGYAPVLALRKLFKKTGTTPSDIDVFEVNEAFAAQAVACIRDAKLDPARVNPYGGAIALGHPVGATGAILTLRIAQDLVRRDLELGVVTLCIGGGQALAALFRRL, encoded by the coding sequence ATGCAGGACGAGCGGATCGTCATCTTGAACGGCGCACGCACTCCCGTCGGAAGTTTCGGCGGCACCCTGAGCCCAGTACCCGCCCACGAGCTCGGAGCAACGGCCGCTCGCGAGGCGCTGCGTCGCAGCGGCGTCGATCCCGCCGAGGTGGACGAGGTCGTCATGGGCTGCCTCGGCCAGGTCGGCGCCGACACCTTCAACGCCCGCCGCGTCGCCCTGGCTGCCGGTCTGCCCACGCATGTGCCGGCGTACACAGTCAACCGACTGTGCGGCTCAGGATTGCAGGCAGTGTGGTCGGCCGCGATGCAGTTGCGCTGCGGCGACGCCGAGATCGCGCTCGCCGGCGGGGACGAGTCGATGTCGCGCATGCCGTTCTACGACTTCGGCGCCCGCAGCGGCTACCGGCTGAGACACCGCGAGCTCGCCGACGGCACGCTCATGATGCTGACCGACCCCTTTCACAACATCCCCATGGGAATCACCGCCGAAAACGTAGCCGAGAAGTACAACGTGTCACGGCAGGAGCAAGACGAGTTCGCCGTCGAGTCGCAGAGCCGATGCGCCGCCGCCTCAGCGAGCGGTGTCTTCGCCGACGAGATCGTTCCCGTCGAGATCACAGGCCGCAGGACACAGATCGTCAACCAGGACGAGCACCCCAGGCCCGGAACGTCTCTCGCGACCCTTCGCACGCTCCGGCCGGCTTTTCGTGCCGGCGGCACCGTCACTGCGGGCAATTCTTCAGGCATCAACGATGGCGCCGCCGCGCTGGTGGTCGCCCGTGAAAGTGCAGCGATCACACGCGGGCTCAGCCCACTGGTTGCACTGGAAGCCGTCGCGGCGGCGGCACTGGAACCCGAACTGATGGGCTACGCCCCCGTTCTGGCGCTGCGCAAGCTGTTCAAGAAGACCGGCACAACACCCTCTGACATCGATGTGTTCGAGGTCAATGAGGCCTTCGCAGCGCAAGCTGTCGCCTGCATACGCGACGCGAAGCTCGATCCCGCACGAGTCAACCCCTATGGCGGTGCCATCGCGCTCGGCCATCCGGTCGGAGCCACCGGTGCGATCTTGACCTTGCGGATTGCGCAGGATCTGGTTCGCCGCGACCTCGAACTCGGCGTCGTCACACTGTGCATTGGTGGTGGGCAAGCCCTTGCCGCCCTGTTCCGTCGCTTGTGA